The sequence CACCCGCATCACGCAGTAACTCGCTCAAAAGCCTCTCTCCTCTCAAGTGGCATGGTCGCATCAATCCCAACCTTTGTTGATGTGCCATCATCTGCCGCCGAAGGGTCGAGTGATGAACCACGTGCCCCAGGAATCACTACAAGATCCTTATCCCACCTCACACGGGTTGCCAGGGCATATTCAAGATCGTTTGGGTTAAAAAGATCGATATCCTCATCCACAACAACAACCTGCTTTACTCCTGGTGCTGCTGCAAGCGCCGCAACTATCGCATTCTTGCCATCACCTTCACGCACCTTTCTGATAGAGACGGCTGCATGGAAATATGTGCACCCGCCCGCTGTCATGACAGCATTCTTTGCATCAGCCACATGGCGCACGGCCTTCAGTATCAGAGGCTCGTAGGGCGTACCCATCAAAAGCTGATGTTCTCTGCCACCAGGTATGATCGAGTGATAGATCGGATCCTTCCTGTGATAGATCTGCGTGAGTTTTATGACAGGTTCAGAGCGCACTTCGTCGTACGTGCCTGTAATATCTACAAAAGGACCCTCGTTGGCCCTTTCTTCAGGATCGATCTCGCCTTCAAGTACAATCTCAGCATGTGGTACAGCAATCCCATTATCGAGCCTGAAAAGCTCAACAGGTGCATTTCTGAGCATAGATGCATACTTGAACTCAAATCCAGGCTCAACTCTTGTCCCTGCTGCAAATAAGATCACTGGATCTACTCCTATCGCAATCCCAACTTTAAGTCCAACTCCCTGCTCACGCGCTTTTTTATGAAGCAGGTAGGTATGTCTTGGTGGAACGAGCCGTGCAGCAAGTTTATTTTTACCGATTACCATCAGGCGGTGAAAAGAGGCATTCACGATCCCATCAAACTCAGCCACAACGATCCCCGACGTGATGTACGCACCCCCATCTGCCTCAAAGAACTTCATGATTGGGAGTGTGGTAAGATCTGCATCCTCCACAACTTCACGGGTCGGAGAATCATCGACCACCCTGACCTCACTCTCGCTGGGGAGATCTACAAGATGTGCTGCGATATGCTCTTTTTTAACTCCAAGCACCTTTGAGAGAATGTTTCTCGACCCGATAAGATTCACACATGCTCTTTTCCCTGATAGATCTTTGAAGAGTATCGGGCTATCCGTCTTCCTTGCGATCCTGCATGCCTCAAGTTCAGGGGAGACAGGCTCATCGATCTCGATCAGTTCACCACACTCTTCAAGTTCATCCAGAAATGCTCTGAAACTCATTCAAACAACTCCAAAACGTCTTGATAGTACTGCTGCAAATTTAACCGATCCACTGTAACTCCCTCCTGCACGGGACGTGTCAACAAATGTTTTTCCAAGCTCATGGTGAACGGCTGCACCCCATGCACTCCCGCGCCCAAGAAATGTCAGTGTCCTGAAGATCAGATTGCCTGAAATGCCATCTGGGGCGATTATCAGGTTTGATTCACGAACCGCATCCTCAATCAGAATTTCATGGTGATGAACAGGATACCCCATCTGGGAGACCACATCAACAAGCGCCTTCCCTTCTTCAAGTGACCTATCGACACGCGCACTCCGTCCAGTATCACCAAGTCTTCCACCGGAGAGTATTCCAACCCTTGCCTTCATGCCGAAATTCTCAAGGATTCTTATACCATTCTCGATGAGCCTGAGTCTATCCTCAAAATTATCTCCCTCATCTATTCCAACCGGGGCAAAGAGAAACGGATCGAGATCAACAGGTTTTAGGAGTGCAACTCTTGCAAGGTTTGTGATACCCGACCTTCTTTTAAGATAGGATAGCGTACTGGATGCTGGAAGTGAACCCCTGATAGCAGCATCAACCTCGTCGTTCATCAGTAGATCTACAAGTTCCTGCTCTGGTTTATCCGATACAATGACTTTGCCCCCAACATCCTTGAGTTTGACCTTTGAACCTGTGACAAAGACCGGTTCTATAATCTCATCAATGCCTTCAAGCATCGAGAATGTTCTATCGTCATTGACGCCGATAGCTATCCTGCATCGCCTGGGTAAATTGTTCTCGATGAATGAAAAGAGATTGTTATCTGGTCTAACTGCCATTTCTCAAATCGCCACTTTTTATGCTCATCTACATAAATGGAGTTGAAAAGATGGGTAGATGACCAAATAAATATTATTACGCCCAGGTCGGGATTCGAACCCGAGTCGAAGCCTCGACAGGGCTCCATGATGGGCCTCTACACTACCCGGGCATAGACGCACTACCCATCCTCTTTGTATTCCCCTTTTAAGATTATTTAAGTATTTCGCTTAGATCGCAAAAAGATTATAATAGAAGAGTTGTGATTATAACCGTGATGTACAAAAAGATTCTTGTTCCTTACGATGGATCATCTAACGCTGAGAAGGCGGTTGGGCATGCGATCGAACTTGCAAAAGCACTTCCTGAAACGCCACAGATCACATTGCTCAATGTAATCGATGTTCACTACATTGTGCAGATCGCAGAGAGTATATATGTCGATATGGAGAGCCTTGAGGCATACAGCAGATCTGTGCTGACTGCTATGAAAGAAAAGATCAAAGATGACATTCCTGTAGAGATCGCGGTCAAGAGTGGGAGGCCATGGGAGGAGATCGTCAATGAGGCAGAGGAGGGCAAGTACGACCTCATCGTCATGGGGTCACATGGACTTGGTTTCATCGATCGCCTGCTGGTTGGAAGTACGACGCAGGGGGTTCTGAGGCATGCTAAATGCCCTGTACTTGTTATAAACTCTGATAGGGAGGGGTAAAGTGGCAGATGGGTTTGGTAATGTTGAGAAGATCTGGATGAATGGTAAGATCATCGATTGGCATGATGCAAAGATCCATGTCCTCTCACATGGTCTGCACTATGGATCGGGTGTGTTTGAAGGTATCAGATGTTACAGCACGCCCAGAGGGTCTTTTGTATTCAGGCTGACAGACCACCTTAAGCGGATGTTCAGGTCTGCAATCCCCTACAAGATGCAAATTCCATACAGTCTTGATGAGCTTAAAAAGGCTGTCATAGATACAATCAAGGTGAACGGACTTGATTCATGCTATATACGTCCTATCGCATTCTATGGGTATCACAGTCTTGGTGTTATACCTAAGAATTGTCCTGTCGAGTGCGTAATTGCAACATGGCCATGGGGCACGTATCTTGGAGAAGAGGCACTTGAAAACGGGATCAGGTGCACATTCTCGGCATGGACAAAGATTCATCCAAAGATGTTGCCTGTGGGTGCAAAGGCTACGGGACAGTACATCAACTCGATGCTTGCAGGCTTTGATGCAAAGGAGAAGGGGTTTGATGAAGCACTACTGCTTGATAACGATGGATATGTTGCAGAAGGTCCTGGTGAGAACCTCTTTGTAGTCGATGACGGCGTGATACACACTCCAACGCTCACATCAGCGCTTCCAGGTATCACGCGAGATGCAGCGATCAAAATCGCAAGAGACCTCGGCTATGAGGTGGTCGTCAGAAGTATCACGCGGGGTGAGGTGTTGACCGCAGATGAGCTCTTTTTCACTGGAACAGCAGCAGAAGTAACTCCAATCAGGGAGGTCGATGAAGTTACAATTGGAGATGGAAAAAAAGGACCTGTAACTGCAGCAATCCAGAAAAAATTCTTCAAGATTGTGAATGCAGAAGAAGATGCATATATGGACTGGCTTGAACCCGTAGAATGAACATAAACTGGAACATAACAGCTGCCTGCAATCTCCGCTGCAGTCATTGCTACTATGCGTCTCACAGCCGCGAGGGGGAGCTTGACACAGAAGAAGCGATCAATCTGCTTGCTTCGATCAGATCATATTTTGGTAGTGGAACAAATATTACACTTGGTGGGGGAGAACCGCTCATGCGAGAGGACGTTTACGAGATAATCCAGCATGGATCTAAACTTGGGCTTAATATGATGCTTGGAACAAACGGTACGCTCATAACCCACTCTATCGCCAGTAAATTGCTGGATTCAGGCTTGAAAGAGGTTATAATCTCGATCGACGGTATGGAGGAGTGCCATGATCTGATACGGGGCAAAGGTACATTCAAACGCTCGATTGCAGGTGCAAAAAACTGCCGCGATGCAGGGCTCAGTCTTGTCATCGATCCCTGCCTCATGGATGAAAACGTGGATCAACTCACACAGATCCTCAATCTCTGTGAAGAACTGGGTGCAAGACAGTGCAGGGTATTCCATTTTGTTGAGATGGGGCGTGGCGGTCGCAATCGGGCTGGATCGTCACTCAATCTCGCTTCATATACAAAAAATCTATATGACCTTTATGATGAGCAGGTT comes from Candidatus Syntrophoarchaeum caldarius and encodes:
- a CDS encoding UbiD family decarboxylase, which translates into the protein MSFRAFLDELEECGELIEIDEPVSPELEACRIARKTDSPILFKDLSGKRACVNLIGSRNILSKVLGVKKEHIAAHLVDLPSESEVRVVDDSPTREVVEDADLTTLPIMKFFEADGGAYITSGIVVAEFDGIVNASFHRLMVIGKNKLAARLVPPRHTYLLHKKAREQGVGLKVGIAIGVDPVILFAAGTRVEPGFEFKYASMLRNAPVELFRLDNGIAVPHAEIVLEGEIDPEERANEGPFVDITGTYDEVRSEPVIKLTQIYHRKDPIYHSIIPGGREHQLLMGTPYEPLILKAVRHVADAKNAVMTAGGCTYFHAAVSIRKVREGDGKNAIVAALAAAPGVKQVVVVDEDIDLFNPNDLEYALATRVRWDKDLVVIPGARGSSLDPSAADDGTSTKVGIDATMPLERREAFERVTA
- a CDS encoding Methyltransferase Mtx, subunit X — translated: MAVRPDNNLFSFIENNLPRRCRIAIGVNDDRTFSMLEGIDEIIEPVFVTGSKVKLKDVGGKVIVSDKPEQELVDLLMNDEVDAAIRGSLPASSTLSYLKRRSGITNLARVALLKPVDLDPFLFAPVGIDEGDNFEDRLRLIENGIRILENFGMKARVGILSGGRLGDTGRSARVDRSLEEGKALVDVVSQMGYPVHHHEILIEDAVRESNLIIAPDGISGNLIFRTLTFLGRGSAWGAAVHHELGKTFVDTSRAGGSYSGSVKFAAVLSRRFGVV
- a CDS encoding universal stress protein UspA, whose product is MIITVMYKKILVPYDGSSNAEKAVGHAIELAKALPETPQITLLNVIDVHYIVQIAESIYVDMESLEAYSRSVLTAMKEKIKDDIPVEIAVKSGRPWEEIVNEAEEGKYDLIVMGSHGLGFIDRLLVGSTTQGVLRHAKCPVLVINSDREG
- the ilvE gene encoding Branched-chain amino acid aminotransferase I produces the protein MADGFGNVEKIWMNGKIIDWHDAKIHVLSHGLHYGSGVFEGIRCYSTPRGSFVFRLTDHLKRMFRSAIPYKMQIPYSLDELKKAVIDTIKVNGLDSCYIRPIAFYGYHSLGVIPKNCPVECVIATWPWGTYLGEEALENGIRCTFSAWTKIHPKMLPVGAKATGQYINSMLAGFDAKEKGFDEALLLDNDGYVAEGPGENLFVVDDGVIHTPTLTSALPGITRDAAIKIARDLGYEVVVRSITRGEVLTADELFFTGTAAEVTPIREVDEVTIGDGKKGPVTAAIQKKFFKIVNAEEDAYMDWLEPVE
- a CDS encoding Fe-S oxidoreductase, with translation MNINWNITAACNLRCSHCYYASHSREGELDTEEAINLLASIRSYFGSGTNITLGGGEPLMREDVYEIIQHGSKLGLNMMLGTNGTLITHSIASKLLDSGLKEVIISIDGMEECHDLIRGKGTFKRSIAGAKNCRDAGLSLVIDPCLMDENVDQLTQILNLCEELGARQCRVFHFVEMGRGGRNRAGSSLNLASYTKNLYDLYDEQVKRKHLEICTTQGCQYWVVLKQAEAEGKFIPDFYLREAPGCRAGIALLSIKPDGNVVPCPLLPVVIANVRDTGLDEIMRSEIIEKLRRRDVKGKCKVCINKDLCGGCRVRAYIASGDYLGEDPLCGEVFMR